The sequence CGAGGCAGCGGCGGGTGGCCGACACCGGGCCGATGCCCATGATTGCTGGATCAACGCCTGCGTTGGCGTAGGCGGCGATTTTCGCCAGAACCGGCAGGCCGAGGGCTTTGGCTTTCTCGGCGCTCATCAGGATGACCGCAGCAGCGCCGTCGTTCAGCGACGAAGCATTACCGGCGGTGACGCTGCCGTCCTTTTTAAAAGCCGGACGCAGTTTCGCCAGGGATTCGGCAGTGGTGTCGCCACGCGGTTGCTCATCAACCTTGAACGCCACCGGATCGCCTTTGCGCTGCGGGATCAGGATCGGGGTGATCTCATCGACAAAGCGGCCGGCTTCAATCGCGGCGGCGGCTTTCTGCTGCGAGGCTGCCGCAAAGGCATCCTGCTGCTCACGGCTGATCTGGTATTTGTCGACCAGATTCTCGGCAGTGATGCCCATGTGGTAATCGTTGAACGCATCCCACAGACCGTCACTGATCATGGTGTCGACGATTTGCGCGTGGCCCATGCGCAGACCGGTGCGTGCGCCCGGCATCACGTAGTTGGACAGGCTCATGTTTTCCTGGCCGCCGGCGATGATCACCTCAGCGTCGCCGCAACGGATCGCCTGTGCGCCGAGGTGCAGGGCTTTCAGGCCCGAGCCGCACACTTTGTTCAGGGTCAGCGCTGGTACGGCGTGGGGCAAGCCAGCCTTGATCGCCGACTGACGCGCCGGGTTCTGGCCGGCGCCGGCAGTCAACACCTGGCCCATGATCACTTCATCAACCTGCGCACCGTCCAGACCGGTCTGCTCGAGTAGCTGGCGGATCACCGCCGCGCCCAGATCAACGGCGGAAACGCTGGCCAGGGAACCCTGGAAACTGCCGATCGCGGTACGCGTGGCGGCAACAATTACGACGTCTTGCATTTTCGAATTCCTCACTGGGCAGCGAACTGCATTTCCGGTACGTGATCCGGGACGATCAGTTTACCAGCGGTTTTGGCGACGATTTCCTCGACGCTGACGCCAGGTGCGCGTTCCTTGAGGACAAAAGCGCCATTTTCGATTTCCAGGTACGCGAGGTCGGTCAGCACGCGCTTGATGCAACCGGCGCCGGTCAGCGGCAGGCTGCATTTGGCGAGCAGCTTGGACTCACCATCCTTCGATGCGTGGGTCATGATCACGATGATGTTGTCGGCGCCAGCCACCAGATCCATCGCGCCGCCCATGCCCTTGACCAGTTTGCCGGGAATCATCCACGAGGCGATGTTGCCTTCGACGTCCACTTCGAACGCGCCGAGCACGGTCAGGTCGACATGGCCACCCCGGATCATCGCGAAGGATTCGGCGGAGTTGAAAATCGACGCGCCGATGCGCGCGGTTACGGTCTGTTTGCCGGCGTTGATCATGTCGGCATCGATGGTGTCTTCGGTCGGAAACGGGCCCATGCCGAGCAGGCCGTTTTCCGATTGCAGCATGACTTCCATGCCTTCGGGAATGTAGTTGGCGACCAGGGTCGGAATGCCGATGCCGAGGTTCACGTAGAAGCCGTCCTGCATTTCGCGGGCGACGCGCTGAGCCATTTGTTCGCGGGAAAGTGCCATTTTTTATTCTCCGTCAGCCTGAATTATTTGCGGATGGTGCGCTGTTCGATGCGTTTTTCGAACGTGCCGCAAATGACCCGATCGACGTAGATGCCCGGGGTGTGGATCTGCGAGGGGTCGAGTTCGCCGGGTTCGACGATTTCTTCGACTTCAACCACGGTGATCTTGCCGGCGGTGGCGGCCAGCGGGTTGAAGTTCTGCGCGGTGTGACGGTAGACGACGTTACCGAAGTGGTCGGCTTTCCAGCCTTTGACGATGGCGAAGTCGCCAGTGATGGATTCTTCCATCAGGTACTTGCGACCCTTGAACTCACGCACTTCCTTGCCTTCGGCGACCGGAGTGCCGACTCCGGTGGCGGTGAAGAAGGCCGGAATGCCGGCGCCGCCTGCGCGCATCTTCTCGGCGAGGGTGCCTTGCGGGGTCAGGATGACTTCGATGTCGCCCTTGAGCAGTTGCTCTTCGAACAGCTTGTTTTCGCCGACGTAGGAGGCGATGACTTTGCTGATCTGGCGATCGGTGAGCAGTACGCCGAGGCCGAAACCGTCGACGCCGCAGTTGTTGGAGACGACGGTGAGGTCGCGGGTGCCTTTGCGTTTGATCTCGGCGATCAGGTTTTCCGGAATGCCGCACAGACCGAAGCCGCCGGCGATGACGGTCATGCCGTCCTCAAGCCCGGCCAGGGCTTCCTCGTAGGAACTCACGCGCTTGTCGAAACCTGCCATATGCACCTCTTTTATTATTTGCGGGCGGCTGGCTAGCCGAATGGTTGGAGTGTCGCGCTGAAGGATATATTTGTTAAGTTGATTTTTAAGGTCGATTGATTGATAAAGCTCAATAATCGCGTTATGGCTTGTCGCTTAACGCTTGACCGTTCCCACGCTCTGCGTGGGAATGCCTCTAGGGACGCTCCGCGTCCAGTGACGCGGAGCGTCA comes from Pseudomonas sp. RU47 and encodes:
- a CDS encoding acetyl-CoA C-acetyltransferase, which produces MQDVVIVAATRTAIGSFQGSLASVSAVDLGAAVIRQLLEQTGLDGAQVDEVIMGQVLTAGAGQNPARQSAIKAGLPHAVPALTLNKVCGSGLKALHLGAQAIRCGDAEVIIAGGQENMSLSNYVMPGARTGLRMGHAQIVDTMISDGLWDAFNDYHMGITAENLVDKYQISREQQDAFAAASQQKAAAAIEAGRFVDEITPILIPQRKGDPVAFKVDEQPRGDTTAESLAKLRPAFKKDGSVTAGNASSLNDGAAAVILMSAEKAKALGLPVLAKIAAYANAGVDPAIMGIGPVSATRRCLDKAGWNIDHLDLIEANEAFAAQSLAVAKDLQWDLDKVNVNGGAIALGHPIGASGCRVLVTLLHEMIKRDAKKGLATLCIGGGQGVALALERV
- a CDS encoding CoA transferase subunit B, with the protein product MALSREQMAQRVAREMQDGFYVNLGIGIPTLVANYIPEGMEVMLQSENGLLGMGPFPTEDTIDADMINAGKQTVTARIGASIFNSAESFAMIRGGHVDLTVLGAFEVDVEGNIASWMIPGKLVKGMGGAMDLVAGADNIIVIMTHASKDGESKLLAKCSLPLTGAGCIKRVLTDLAYLEIENGAFVLKERAPGVSVEEIVAKTAGKLIVPDHVPEMQFAAQ
- a CDS encoding CoA transferase subunit A; its protein translation is MAGFDKRVSSYEEALAGLEDGMTVIAGGFGLCGIPENLIAEIKRKGTRDLTVVSNNCGVDGFGLGVLLTDRQISKVIASYVGENKLFEEQLLKGDIEVILTPQGTLAEKMRAGGAGIPAFFTATGVGTPVAEGKEVREFKGRKYLMEESITGDFAIVKGWKADHFGNVVYRHTAQNFNPLAATAGKITVVEVEEIVEPGELDPSQIHTPGIYVDRVICGTFEKRIEQRTIRK